One Oncorhynchus masou masou isolate Uvic2021 chromosome 27, UVic_Omas_1.1, whole genome shotgun sequence genomic window carries:
- the LOC135515871 gene encoding myotubularin-related protein 5-like isoform X10: protein MARLADYFVVVGYDLDKRGGSEGQGHILQRFPEKDWEDNPFPQGIELFCQPNGWQLVPERERPSFFVSVLTDINSERHYCACFTFWEGLDNPQLQKAEASEVDEDEVPGLVQPAQVFAPKSLVLVSRLDHTEVFRNCLGLIYTVHVDSLSVPLETVIGNLLTCVIPVAGGSQRTITLGAGDRQVIQTPINDSLPVSGSSVAHLFRQLGIVNVLYLFCAALTEHKILFLSSSYQRLTDACRALLAIMFPLKYSFTYVPILPGKLLEVLSTPTPFIIGVNSFFRSETQELLDVIIADLDGGTVTIPECVHISLLPDPLLQQTQTALSMVLDPELEIADHAFPPSSTQPSTLKIQDKEIRAVFLWLFGQLFHGYRWCLHIIRIHPEPVIRFHKAAFLGQRALTEDDFLMKVLDGMAFAGFISERGPPYRPTDLFDDLIANQVERIRQEECSPHKVMNHIKELAEQLFKNENPYPVVAMHKVQRPAESPGHNDPKNLAIFPPLDDVTVQLFIDHAAAKLKTAPPMVKAELNGMVPSGPPLGDIVDRHGHVLANSARRLEVVRNCITYIFDNKMLEAKKLMPAVLRALKGRAARVCLTQELNQHVLQNRAVLDDQQFDYIVRMMNCTLQDCSHMDEHGIAAILLPLVTAFCRKLGAGITQFAYSCVQEHMVWTNMQFWEAMFYSDVQNHIRALYLEADGGEQSIASHGQQESGPAAGGQELLGALELASEQSRLWPTLSKEQQSERVQKEESTVFSQAIHYANRMSYLLLPLDTSKNRLLNRSGIGDVESVSNSYVTNRYTNSIAGSMAESYDTESGFEDAESSDVANSVVRFINRFVDKVCNESGVTNEHLKALHTMIPDIVQMHIETLDAVHRESKRLPPIQKPKLLRPILLAGEELVMDGMRVHLISDGREEATGALGGPALLPAEGAIFLTTYRLIFKGTPNDPLVGEQVVTRSFPIASLTKEKRISVSLSMDQFIQEGLQLRSCTFQLLKIAFDEEVASDLAEVFRKHMHKLRYPQHVQGTFAFTMGQSGKTLVEHKTKDKNQSIKTLSKNLVKSAKRTIGRQYVTRKKYSPPTWENRSSLQSELDEDEISVSEELDQGSLTLSSTIRSSDRQTMSNVVERACCRDYQRLGLGTLSNSLTRSKNEPFRISTVNRMYTVCRSYPGLLIVPQSIPDSTIQRISRCYRQNRFPVVCWRNSRTKAVLLRSAGLHAKGVVGFFKSPNAPSAGTTQTKSPSQADSTSLEQEKYMQAIISSMPSYCEPSGRNTLGGFTSTHMSTSDSSDKLRQPKIGALMKQVMGGKEDVPGTFSRGALGQRARVISLSQPRVSGKARNPPGGKWGSIRGSGRLSAYNPEVGNRLSSKESPQPNGGPSEALFLRQQRAYLYIIGDKTQLKGGKQDSFQQWEVVPIEVCDVRQVKNSFKKLIKACVPSSATSEPSMTFHRCLEESEWMCLLHRVLQVSVLVVELLDTGSSVMVSLEDGWDVTTQVVSLVQLLSDPYYRTFDGFRLLVEKEWLSFGHRFSHRGAQTLASQSSGFTPVFLQFLDCVHQIHLQFPMEFEFSQYYLKFLAYHYVSNRFRTFLLDSDYERIELGVLYEEKGERKNPQVCKSVWDYIDRLNKKTPIFFNYMFSPEDEEVLRPYSFISNLKVWDFYTEETLSEGPSYDWELVQRGRQERLAEEVPDKPDTTTPKSQRHIVWPCYDSRSRVVPDAITKLLQDLQSLEAELGLPPEKWKDTWDKIKANQRVEAKLENRPSFNSSLLMSSNLSHQRRSQGVYLPESGVGSSINLAMDRETSTTSTPVAGRPSTSTLYSQFQSTESENRSFEGILFKKGALLKPWKPRWFVLDKTKHQLRYYETRQDKECKGVIELAEVESVIPGTPTMGAPKNIEEKAFFDLKTTKRVYNFCAQDSPNAQLWMDSIQSCLSDA, encoded by the exons AGGACTATAACATTGGGTGCGGGCGATCGACAGGTCATCCAGACTCCTATCAACGACTCCCTCCCTGTCAGCGGCAGCAGCGTAGCCCATCTCTTTAGACAGCTTG GTATAGTGAACGTCCTGtatctgttctgtgctgctctgacgGAACACAAAATCCTGTTCCTGTCCAGCAGCTACCAGAGACTAACAGACGCCTGCAGAGCACTACTGGCCATCATGTTCcccctcaaatacag ctttacgtatgtccccatccTGCCGGGAAAACTCCTGGAGGTGCTGAGCACGCCCACGCCTTTCATCATCGGGGTCAATTCTTTCTTCCGTTCCGAGACCCAGGAACTG TTGGACGTGATCATCGCTGACCTGGACGGAGGCACAGTGACCATCCCGGAGTGTGTCCACATCTCCCTGCTCCCCGACCCCCTCTTGCAGCAGACCCAGACCGCACTCTCCATG GTGTTGGACCCAGAGCTGGAGATAGCTGACCATGCCTTCCCCCCTTCCTCCACACAACCCTCCACACTCAAGATCCAG GATAAGGAGATCCGGGCGGTGTTTCTGTGGCTGTTCGGCCAGCTGTTCCATGGCTATCGCTGGTGTTTGCACATCATCCGGATCCACCCTGAACCAGTCATCCGCTTCCATAAG gCTGCGTTCCTGGGCCAGAGGGCTCTGACTGAGGATGACTTCTTGATGAAGGTTTTGGACGGTATGGCGTTCGCTGGGTTCATATCGGAGAGAGGGCCACCTTACAGACCCACAGACCTGTTCGATGAC CTGATAGCCAATCAGGTGGAGCGTATTCGCCAGGAGGAGTGCAGTCCTCACAAAGTCATGAACCATATCAAGGAGCTAGCTGAGCAGCTTTTCAAAAAC GAGAACCCATACCCTGTCGTGGCCATGCATAAGGTGCAGCGGCCAGCTGAGAGCCCTGgccacaatgaccccaagaactTGGCCATCTTCCCTCCGCTGGACGACGTCACAGTCCAGCTCTTCATCGACCATGCTGCCGCCAAGCTCAAGACCGCCCCGCCCATGGTCAAGGCCGAGCTCAATGGCATGGTGCCCTCCGGACCCCCACTGG GAGACATTGTGGACAGGCATGGTCATGTCCTGGCTAACAGCGCTCGCAGGCTGGAGGTGGTCAGGAACTGCATTACCTACATATTTGACAACAAGATGCTGGAGGCCAAGAAG CTGATGCCAGCAGTACTGCGGGCGCTGAAGGGCCGGGCGGCCAGGGTGTGTCTGACCCAGGAGCTCAACCAGCATGTCCTGCAGAACCGAGCTGTGCTGGACGACCAGCAGTTTGACTACATCGTCCGCATGATGAACTGCACCTTACAG GACTGCTCCCACATGGATGAACACGGTATTGCAGCCATCCTCCTGCCCCTGGTCACGGCCTTCTGCAGA AAACTAGGCGCGGGCATCACCCAGTTTGCCTACAGCTGTGTGCAGGAGCACATGGTGTGGACTAACATGCAGTTCTGGGAGGCCATGTTCTACAGTGATGTCCAGAACCACATCAGAGCCCTGTATCTGGAGGCAGACGGGGGGGAGCAGTCCATCGCT TCTCACGGTCAGCAGGAGTCTGGTCCAGCAGCGGGAGGTCAGGAGCTGCTGGGTGCTCTGGAGCTGGCGTCAGAGCAGAGCAGGCTGTGGCCCACGCTCAGCAAGGAGCAGCAGAGTGAGCGCGTGCAGAAAGAGGAGAGCACGGTGTTCAGCCAGGCCATCCACTACGCCAACCGCATGTCCTACCTGCTGCTGCCCCTGGACACCAGCAAGAACCGCCTGCTCAACAGGTCCGGGATAGGGGATGTGGAGAGTGTTAGCAACAGCTACGTCACCAACAGGTACACCAACAG CATTGCTGGCAGCATGGCGGAGAGCTACGACACAGAGAGCGGCTTTGAGGACGCTGAGAGCTCTGACGTGGCCAACTCTGTGGTGCGATTTATCAACCGCTTCGTAGACAAAGTGTGTAACGAGAGTGGGGTGACCAACGAGCACCTCAAGGCACTACACACCATGATACCAG ACATCGTTCAGATGCACATCGAGACGCTGGATGCAGTCCACAGGGAGAGTAAGCGACTGCCACCGATCCAAAAG CCCAAGCTTCTGAGGCCCATTCTTCTGGCGGGGGAGGAGCTGGTGATGGACGGCATGCGGGTGCACCTGATCTCAGACGGCCGGGAGGAGGCCACGGGGGCCTTGGGGGGTCCAGCCCTCCTCCCTGCCGAGGGGGCCATCTTCCTCACCACCTACCGCCTCATCTTCAAGGGCACGCCCAATGACCCGCTGG TGGGTGAGCAGGTGGTGACTCGGTCATTCCCCATCGCCTCCCTGACTAAGGAGAAGAGgatctctgtcagtctgtctatggACCAGTTCATACAGGAGGGTCTGCAGCTACGCTCCTGCACTTTCCAG CTGCTGAAGATAGCGTTTGATGAGGAGGTGGCGTCGGACCTGGCCGAGGTGTTCCGGAAGCACATGCACAAGCTCCGCTACCCACAGCACGTCCAGGGAACCTTCGCCTTCACCATGGGCCAGAGTGGCAAGACGTTGGTCGAGCACAAGACCAAGGACAAGAACCAGTCAATAAA AACACTTTCCAAAAACCTGGTGAAGAGTGCCAAGAGGACGATCGGTCGACAGTATGTGACCCGGAAGAAGTACTCACCTCCCACCTGGGAGAACAGGAGCAGCCTGCAGTCTGAGCTGGACGAGGATGAGATCTCAG TCTCAGAGGAGTTGGACCAGGGCTCCCTCACCCTGTCTTCCACCATCCGCTCCTCGGACAGACAGACCATGAGCAACGTGGTGGAGCGTGCCTGTTGCCGTGACTACCAGCGGCTAGGACTGGGCACGCTCAGTAACAGCCTGACGCGCTCCAAGAACGAGCCCTTCCGCATCTCCACCGTCAACCGCATGTACACCGTCTGCAGGAG TTACCCCGGCCTGTTGATCGTGCCCCAGAGCATTCCAGACTCCACCATCCAGCGCATCTCCCGCTGTTACAGACAGAACCGTTTCCCTGTGGTGTGCTGGAGGAACTCTCGTACCAAGGCTGTGCTGCTGCGCTCTGCAGGCCTCCATGCTAAGGGAGTGGTGGGCTTCTTCAAGTCCCCCAATGCCCCCAGTGCCGGTACGACACAAACTAAAA GCCCCTCCCAGGCCGACTCGACCAGCCTGGAGCAGGAGAAGTACATGCAGGCGATCATCAGCTCCATGCCCTCCTACTGTGAGCCCAGTGGCAGGAACACACTCGGCGGCTTCACCTCCACTCACATGAGCACctcag ACTCGTCAGATAAGCTGAGGCAGCCTAAGATCGGAGCTCTGATGAAACAGGTGATGGGAGGCAAGGAGGACGTACCTGGAACCTTCAGCCGCGGAG CTCTGGGTCAAAGGGCGAGAGTCATCTCCCTTTCTCAGCCCAGAGTTTCAGGCAAGGCCAGAAACCCCCCTGGAG GGAAGTGGGGCAGTATCCGGGGTAGTGGGCGTCTGAGTGCCTACAACCCAGAAGTGGGGAACAGGCTGTCCAGTAAGGAGTCTCCCCAGCCCAACGGGGGCCCCAGCGAGGCCCTGTTCCTCAGACAGCAGAGGGCCTACCTCTACATCATCGGAGACAAGACACAGCTCAAA GGTGGGAAGCAGGACTCGTTCCAGCAGTGGGAGGTGGTGCCCATCGAGGTGTGTGATGTGCGTCAGGTGAAGAACAGctttaagaagctgattaaagcCTGTGTTCCCAGCTCAGCCACCTCTGAACCCAGCATGACCTTCCACCGCTGCCTGGAAGAGTCCGAATGGATGTGCCTG ctccACAGAGTTCTGCAGGTGTCTGTCCTGGTGGTAGAGTTGTTAGACACGGGCTCGTCAGTCATGGTCAGCTTGGAGGACGGCTGGGACGTCACTACTCAG GTGGTGTCTCTGGTCCAGCTTCTGTCAGACCCGTACTACCGGACCTTCGATGGCTTCCGCCTGCTGGTGGAGAAGGAGTGGCTGTCGTTTGGCCACAGGTTCAGTCATCGCGGTGCCCAGACCCTGGCCAGCCAGAGCAGCGGCTTCACACCTGTGTTCCTGCAGTTTCTCGACTGCGTGCACCAG ATCCACCTGCAGTTCCCCATGGAGTTTGAGTTCAGTCAGTACTACCTGAAGTTCCTGGCCTACCACTACGTGTCCAACCGCTTCAGAACCTTCCTACTCGATTCGGACTACGAACGCATCGAGCTCG GGGTTCTGTacgaggagaagggggagaggaagaacCCGCAGGTGTGTAAATCAGTGTGGGATTACATTGACCGGCTCAACAAGAAAACACCCATCTTCTTCAACTACATGTTCTCACCGGAGGATGAGGAG GTGCTGCGACCGTACAGCTTCATCTCCAACCTGAAGGTGTGGGACTTCTACACAGAGGAGACGCTGTCTGAGGGCCCGTCTTACGACTGGGAGCTGGTGCAGAGGGGCCGGCAGGAGAGGCTGGCTGAGGAGGTGCCTGACAAACCAGACACCACCACCCCCAAATCCCAGCGACACATCGTCTGGCCCTGCTACGACAGCCGCAGCCGAGTGGTACCCGACGCCATCACCAAACTGCTGCAA GACCTGCAGAGCCTGGAGGCTGAGTTGGGGCTGCCACCAGAGAAATGGAAGGACACTTGGGACAAGATCAAGGCCAACCAACGGGTCGAGGCCAAGCTGGAGAACAGG CCGTCGTTCAACAGCTCCTTGCTGATGTCGTCCAACCTGAGTCACCAGCGGCGGTCTCAGGGGGTGTACCTTCCGGAGAGTGGGGTGGGCTCCTCCATTAACCTGGCCATGGACCGTGAGACCAGCACCACCTCCACCCCTGTGGCCGGGCGCCCCAGCACCAGCACCCTATACAGCCAGTTTCAGAGCACGGAGAGTGAGAACAG GAGTTTTGAGGGCATCCTGTTTAAGAAAGGTGCGTTGCTGAAGCCATGGAAACCCCGCTGGTTTGTGCTGGACAAGACCAAACATCAG ctgagATACTATGAGACCAGGCAGGACAAGGAGTGTAAGGGGGTGATTGAGCTGGCGGAGGTGGAGTCCGTCATTCCAGGCACACCCACCATGGGAGCGCCCAAAAACATAGAGGAGAAAGCCTTCTTTGAT CTCAAGACGACCAAAAGAGTGTATAACTTCTGTGCGCAGGACAGCCCCAACGCACAGCTGTGGATGGACAGTATTCAGAGCTGCCTCTCTGATGCCTAG
- the LOC135515871 gene encoding myotubularin-related protein 5-like isoform X9: MARLADYFVVVGYDLDKRGGSEGQGHILQRFPEKDWEDNPFPQGIELFCQPNGWQLVPERERPSFFVSVLTDINSERHYCACFTFWEGLDNPQLQKAEASEVDEDEVPGLVQPAQVFAPKSLVLVSRLDHTEVFRNCLGLIYTVHVDSLSVPLETVIGNLLTCVIPVAGGSQRTITLGAGDRQVIQTPINDSLPVSGSSVAHLFRQLGIVNVLYLFCAALTEHKILFLSSSYQRLTDACRALLAIMFPLKYSFTYVPILPGKLLEVLSTPTPFIIGVNSFFRSETQELVGSMTLDVIIADLDGGTVTIPECVHISLLPDPLLQQTQTALSMVLDPELEIADHAFPPSSTQPSTLKIQDKEIRAVFLWLFGQLFHGYRWCLHIIRIHPEPVIRFHKAAFLGQRALTEDDFLMKVLDGMAFAGFISERGPPYRPTDLFDDLIANQVERIRQEECSPHKVMNHIKELAEQLFKNENPYPVVAMHKVQRPAESPGHNDPKNLAIFPPLDDVTVQLFIDHAAAKLKTAPPMVKAELNGMVPSGPPLGDIVDRHGHVLANSARRLEVVRNCITYIFDNKMLEAKKLMPAVLRALKGRAARVCLTQELNQHVLQNRAVLDDQQFDYIVRMMNCTLQDCSHMDEHGIAAILLPLVTAFCRKLGAGITQFAYSCVQEHMVWTNMQFWEAMFYSDVQNHIRALYLEADGGEQSIASHGQQESGPAAGGQELLGALELASEQSRLWPTLSKEQQSERVQKEESTVFSQAIHYANRMSYLLLPLDTSKNRLLNRSGIGDVESVSNSYVTNRYTNSIAGSMAESYDTESGFEDAESSDVANSVVRFINRFVDKVCNESGVTNEHLKALHTMIPDIVQMHIETLDAVHRESKRLPPIQKPKLLRPILLAGEELVMDGMRVHLISDGREEATGALGGPALLPAEGAIFLTTYRLIFKGTPNDPLVGEQVVTRSFPIASLTKEKRISVSLSMDQFIQEGLQLRSCTFQLLKIAFDEEVASDLAEVFRKHMHKLRYPQHVQGTFAFTMGQSGKTLVEHKTKDKNQSIKTLSKNLVKSAKRTIGRQYVTRKKYSPPTWENRSSLQSELDEDEISVSEELDQGSLTLSSTIRSSDRQTMSNVVERACCRDYQRLGLGTLSNSLTRSKNEPFRISTVNRMYTVCRSYPGLLIVPQSIPDSTIQRISRCYRQNRFPVVCWRNSRTKAVLLRSAGLHAKGVVGFFKSPNAPSAGTTQTKSPSQADSTSLEQEKYMQAIISSMPSYCEPSGRNTLGGFTSTHMSTSDSSDKLRQPKIGALMKQVMGGKEDVPGTFSRGALGQRARVISLSQPRVSGKARNPPGGKWGSIRGSGRLSAYNPEVGNRLSSKESPQPNGGPSEALFLRQQRAYLYIIGDKTQLKGGKQDSFQQWEVVPIEVCDVRQVKNSFKKLIKACVPSSATSEPSMTFHRCLEESEWMCLLHRVLQVSVLVVELLDTGSSVMVSLEDGWDVTTQVVSLVQLLSDPYYRTFDGFRLLVEKEWLSFGHRFSHRGAQTLASQSSGFTPVFLQFLDCVHQIHLQFPMEFEFSQYYLKFLAYHYVSNRFRTFLLDSDYERIELGVLYEEKGERKNPQVCKSVWDYIDRLNKKTPIFFNYMFSPEDEEVLRPYSFISNLKVWDFYTEETLSEGPSYDWELVQRGRQERLAEEVPDKPDTTTPKSQRHIVWPCYDSRSRVVPDAITKLLQDLQSLEAELGLPPEKWKDTWDKIKANQRVEAKLENRPSFNSSLLMSSNLSHQRRSQGVYLPESGVGSSINLAMDRETSTTSTPVAGRPSTSTLYSQFQSTESENRSFEGILFKKGALLKPWKPRWFVLDKTKHQLRYYETRQDKECKGVIELAEVESVIPGTPTMGAPKNIEEKAFFDLKTTKRVYNFCAQDSPNAQLWMDSIQSCLSDA, from the exons AGGACTATAACATTGGGTGCGGGCGATCGACAGGTCATCCAGACTCCTATCAACGACTCCCTCCCTGTCAGCGGCAGCAGCGTAGCCCATCTCTTTAGACAGCTTG GTATAGTGAACGTCCTGtatctgttctgtgctgctctgacgGAACACAAAATCCTGTTCCTGTCCAGCAGCTACCAGAGACTAACAGACGCCTGCAGAGCACTACTGGCCATCATGTTCcccctcaaatacag ctttacgtatgtccccatccTGCCGGGAAAACTCCTGGAGGTGCTGAGCACGCCCACGCCTTTCATCATCGGGGTCAATTCTTTCTTCCGTTCCGAGACCCAGGAACTGGTGGGTAGCATGACC TTGGACGTGATCATCGCTGACCTGGACGGAGGCACAGTGACCATCCCGGAGTGTGTCCACATCTCCCTGCTCCCCGACCCCCTCTTGCAGCAGACCCAGACCGCACTCTCCATG GTGTTGGACCCAGAGCTGGAGATAGCTGACCATGCCTTCCCCCCTTCCTCCACACAACCCTCCACACTCAAGATCCAG GATAAGGAGATCCGGGCGGTGTTTCTGTGGCTGTTCGGCCAGCTGTTCCATGGCTATCGCTGGTGTTTGCACATCATCCGGATCCACCCTGAACCAGTCATCCGCTTCCATAAG gCTGCGTTCCTGGGCCAGAGGGCTCTGACTGAGGATGACTTCTTGATGAAGGTTTTGGACGGTATGGCGTTCGCTGGGTTCATATCGGAGAGAGGGCCACCTTACAGACCCACAGACCTGTTCGATGAC CTGATAGCCAATCAGGTGGAGCGTATTCGCCAGGAGGAGTGCAGTCCTCACAAAGTCATGAACCATATCAAGGAGCTAGCTGAGCAGCTTTTCAAAAAC GAGAACCCATACCCTGTCGTGGCCATGCATAAGGTGCAGCGGCCAGCTGAGAGCCCTGgccacaatgaccccaagaactTGGCCATCTTCCCTCCGCTGGACGACGTCACAGTCCAGCTCTTCATCGACCATGCTGCCGCCAAGCTCAAGACCGCCCCGCCCATGGTCAAGGCCGAGCTCAATGGCATGGTGCCCTCCGGACCCCCACTGG GAGACATTGTGGACAGGCATGGTCATGTCCTGGCTAACAGCGCTCGCAGGCTGGAGGTGGTCAGGAACTGCATTACCTACATATTTGACAACAAGATGCTGGAGGCCAAGAAG CTGATGCCAGCAGTACTGCGGGCGCTGAAGGGCCGGGCGGCCAGGGTGTGTCTGACCCAGGAGCTCAACCAGCATGTCCTGCAGAACCGAGCTGTGCTGGACGACCAGCAGTTTGACTACATCGTCCGCATGATGAACTGCACCTTACAG GACTGCTCCCACATGGATGAACACGGTATTGCAGCCATCCTCCTGCCCCTGGTCACGGCCTTCTGCAGA AAACTAGGCGCGGGCATCACCCAGTTTGCCTACAGCTGTGTGCAGGAGCACATGGTGTGGACTAACATGCAGTTCTGGGAGGCCATGTTCTACAGTGATGTCCAGAACCACATCAGAGCCCTGTATCTGGAGGCAGACGGGGGGGAGCAGTCCATCGCT TCTCACGGTCAGCAGGAGTCTGGTCCAGCAGCGGGAGGTCAGGAGCTGCTGGGTGCTCTGGAGCTGGCGTCAGAGCAGAGCAGGCTGTGGCCCACGCTCAGCAAGGAGCAGCAGAGTGAGCGCGTGCAGAAAGAGGAGAGCACGGTGTTCAGCCAGGCCATCCACTACGCCAACCGCATGTCCTACCTGCTGCTGCCCCTGGACACCAGCAAGAACCGCCTGCTCAACAGGTCCGGGATAGGGGATGTGGAGAGTGTTAGCAACAGCTACGTCACCAACAGGTACACCAACAG CATTGCTGGCAGCATGGCGGAGAGCTACGACACAGAGAGCGGCTTTGAGGACGCTGAGAGCTCTGACGTGGCCAACTCTGTGGTGCGATTTATCAACCGCTTCGTAGACAAAGTGTGTAACGAGAGTGGGGTGACCAACGAGCACCTCAAGGCACTACACACCATGATACCAG ACATCGTTCAGATGCACATCGAGACGCTGGATGCAGTCCACAGGGAGAGTAAGCGACTGCCACCGATCCAAAAG CCCAAGCTTCTGAGGCCCATTCTTCTGGCGGGGGAGGAGCTGGTGATGGACGGCATGCGGGTGCACCTGATCTCAGACGGCCGGGAGGAGGCCACGGGGGCCTTGGGGGGTCCAGCCCTCCTCCCTGCCGAGGGGGCCATCTTCCTCACCACCTACCGCCTCATCTTCAAGGGCACGCCCAATGACCCGCTGG TGGGTGAGCAGGTGGTGACTCGGTCATTCCCCATCGCCTCCCTGACTAAGGAGAAGAGgatctctgtcagtctgtctatggACCAGTTCATACAGGAGGGTCTGCAGCTACGCTCCTGCACTTTCCAG CTGCTGAAGATAGCGTTTGATGAGGAGGTGGCGTCGGACCTGGCCGAGGTGTTCCGGAAGCACATGCACAAGCTCCGCTACCCACAGCACGTCCAGGGAACCTTCGCCTTCACCATGGGCCAGAGTGGCAAGACGTTGGTCGAGCACAAGACCAAGGACAAGAACCAGTCAATAAA AACACTTTCCAAAAACCTGGTGAAGAGTGCCAAGAGGACGATCGGTCGACAGTATGTGACCCGGAAGAAGTACTCACCTCCCACCTGGGAGAACAGGAGCAGCCTGCAGTCTGAGCTGGACGAGGATGAGATCTCAG TCTCAGAGGAGTTGGACCAGGGCTCCCTCACCCTGTCTTCCACCATCCGCTCCTCGGACAGACAGACCATGAGCAACGTGGTGGAGCGTGCCTGTTGCCGTGACTACCAGCGGCTAGGACTGGGCACGCTCAGTAACAGCCTGACGCGCTCCAAGAACGAGCCCTTCCGCATCTCCACCGTCAACCGCATGTACACCGTCTGCAGGAG TTACCCCGGCCTGTTGATCGTGCCCCAGAGCATTCCAGACTCCACCATCCAGCGCATCTCCCGCTGTTACAGACAGAACCGTTTCCCTGTGGTGTGCTGGAGGAACTCTCGTACCAAGGCTGTGCTGCTGCGCTCTGCAGGCCTCCATGCTAAGGGAGTGGTGGGCTTCTTCAAGTCCCCCAATGCCCCCAGTGCCGGTACGACACAAACTAAAA GCCCCTCCCAGGCCGACTCGACCAGCCTGGAGCAGGAGAAGTACATGCAGGCGATCATCAGCTCCATGCCCTCCTACTGTGAGCCCAGTGGCAGGAACACACTCGGCGGCTTCACCTCCACTCACATGAGCACctcag ACTCGTCAGATAAGCTGAGGCAGCCTAAGATCGGAGCTCTGATGAAACAGGTGATGGGAGGCAAGGAGGACGTACCTGGAACCTTCAGCCGCGGAG CTCTGGGTCAAAGGGCGAGAGTCATCTCCCTTTCTCAGCCCAGAGTTTCAGGCAAGGCCAGAAACCCCCCTGGAG GGAAGTGGGGCAGTATCCGGGGTAGTGGGCGTCTGAGTGCCTACAACCCAGAAGTGGGGAACAGGCTGTCCAGTAAGGAGTCTCCCCAGCCCAACGGGGGCCCCAGCGAGGCCCTGTTCCTCAGACAGCAGAGGGCCTACCTCTACATCATCGGAGACAAGACACAGCTCAAA GGTGGGAAGCAGGACTCGTTCCAGCAGTGGGAGGTGGTGCCCATCGAGGTGTGTGATGTGCGTCAGGTGAAGAACAGctttaagaagctgattaaagcCTGTGTTCCCAGCTCAGCCACCTCTGAACCCAGCATGACCTTCCACCGCTGCCTGGAAGAGTCCGAATGGATGTGCCTG ctccACAGAGTTCTGCAGGTGTCTGTCCTGGTGGTAGAGTTGTTAGACACGGGCTCGTCAGTCATGGTCAGCTTGGAGGACGGCTGGGACGTCACTACTCAG GTGGTGTCTCTGGTCCAGCTTCTGTCAGACCCGTACTACCGGACCTTCGATGGCTTCCGCCTGCTGGTGGAGAAGGAGTGGCTGTCGTTTGGCCACAGGTTCAGTCATCGCGGTGCCCAGACCCTGGCCAGCCAGAGCAGCGGCTTCACACCTGTGTTCCTGCAGTTTCTCGACTGCGTGCACCAG ATCCACCTGCAGTTCCCCATGGAGTTTGAGTTCAGTCAGTACTACCTGAAGTTCCTGGCCTACCACTACGTGTCCAACCGCTTCAGAACCTTCCTACTCGATTCGGACTACGAACGCATCGAGCTCG GGGTTCTGTacgaggagaagggggagaggaagaacCCGCAGGTGTGTAAATCAGTGTGGGATTACATTGACCGGCTCAACAAGAAAACACCCATCTTCTTCAACTACATGTTCTCACCGGAGGATGAGGAG GTGCTGCGACCGTACAGCTTCATCTCCAACCTGAAGGTGTGGGACTTCTACACAGAGGAGACGCTGTCTGAGGGCCCGTCTTACGACTGGGAGCTGGTGCAGAGGGGCCGGCAGGAGAGGCTGGCTGAGGAGGTGCCTGACAAACCAGACACCACCACCCCCAAATCCCAGCGACACATCGTCTGGCCCTGCTACGACAGCCGCAGCCGAGTGGTACCCGACGCCATCACCAAACTGCTGCAA GACCTGCAGAGCCTGGAGGCTGAGTTGGGGCTGCCACCAGAGAAATGGAAGGACACTTGGGACAAGATCAAGGCCAACCAACGGGTCGAGGCCAAGCTGGAGAACAGG CCGTCGTTCAACAGCTCCTTGCTGATGTCGTCCAACCTGAGTCACCAGCGGCGGTCTCAGGGGGTGTACCTTCCGGAGAGTGGGGTGGGCTCCTCCATTAACCTGGCCATGGACCGTGAGACCAGCACCACCTCCACCCCTGTGGCCGGGCGCCCCAGCACCAGCACCCTATACAGCCAGTTTCAGAGCACGGAGAGTGAGAACAG GAGTTTTGAGGGCATCCTGTTTAAGAAAGGTGCGTTGCTGAAGCCATGGAAACCCCGCTGGTTTGTGCTGGACAAGACCAAACATCAG ctgagATACTATGAGACCAGGCAGGACAAGGAGTGTAAGGGGGTGATTGAGCTGGCGGAGGTGGAGTCCGTCATTCCAGGCACACCCACCATGGGAGCGCCCAAAAACATAGAGGAGAAAGCCTTCTTTGAT CTCAAGACGACCAAAAGAGTGTATAACTTCTGTGCGCAGGACAGCCCCAACGCACAGCTGTGGATGGACAGTATTCAGAGCTGCCTCTCTGATGCCTAG